One Nocardia sp. BMG111209 DNA segment encodes these proteins:
- a CDS encoding HAD family phosphatase, producing MGFSHLPTYREQADSMIPGRPEAIVFACDGTLMDTHACVRHALDAVFQRRGRLCSDEIHEGVVGLSIPAMAVVLTSILCADADRLAGELLTAVIDHVPVAATALPGAVEIVTLAASDLPVAIASNSPRPLLNASLTHGGLLDLVHVTIAADEVPGPKPAPDVYLAACRRLDVAPHRALAIEDSPVGVTAARAAGLTVLTVGPRTRGSRAHVDHLDNPALLRRICEISAPEPDLVS from the coding sequence ATGGGGTTCTCGCATCTGCCGACATATCGGGAGCAGGCCGACTCGATGATTCCCGGCCGCCCCGAGGCGATCGTGTTCGCCTGCGACGGCACGCTGATGGATACGCACGCCTGCGTCCGGCATGCCCTGGACGCGGTGTTCCAGCGGCGCGGCCGGCTCTGCTCGGACGAGATCCACGAGGGCGTGGTCGGTCTCTCGATTCCGGCCATGGCGGTGGTCCTCACCTCGATCCTGTGCGCGGACGCCGACCGGCTGGCCGGCGAACTGCTCACGGCCGTGATCGATCACGTGCCGGTCGCCGCCACCGCGCTGCCCGGCGCCGTCGAGATCGTGACCCTGGCGGCGAGCGATCTGCCGGTCGCCATTGCCAGTAATTCGCCGAGGCCGCTGCTCAACGCCTCGCTGACCCACGGCGGTCTGCTGGACCTGGTCCACGTGACCATCGCCGCCGACGAGGTGCCCGGCCCCAAACCCGCCCCCGACGTCTATCTGGCCGCGTGCCGCCGCCTCGATGTGGCGCCCCACCGGGCGCTGGCGATCGAGGACAGTCCGGTCGGCGTCACCGCGGCCCGCGCCGCGGGCCTGACGGTGCTCACCGTCGGTCCCCGCACCCGCGGCTCCCGGGCCCATGTCGATCACCTCGACAACCCCGCCCTGCTCCGCCGCATCTGTGAGATCTCGGCCCCGGAACCCGATCTCGTATCCTGA
- a CDS encoding FixH family protein — MDVPRWARLGAPVLVAVLVVAGLVWWLWPQPPGPVALHAGTPERIATVTVARPRLGSSDVDIALADRDGKAVEGAAIRVDAVEPQTGFAAAPVNTTASGSGRYRAAGVPFTMTGQWELRLTVDNTALLVLPVWIGG; from the coding sequence TTGGATGTTCCGAGGTGGGCCCGTCTCGGCGCACCGGTGCTGGTCGCCGTGCTGGTGGTCGCCGGGCTGGTGTGGTGGCTGTGGCCACAGCCACCGGGACCCGTTGCGCTGCATGCCGGTACGCCGGAGCGGATCGCGACCGTGACCGTCGCGCGCCCCCGGCTCGGTTCCTCCGACGTGGACATCGCGCTGGCCGACCGGGACGGGAAAGCCGTGGAGGGGGCCGCGATTCGGGTCGATGCGGTGGAACCGCAGACGGGCTTCGCCGCCGCGCCGGTGAACACCACCGCGTCCGGCTCCGGCCGGTATCGCGCCGCCGGTGTGCCGTTCACCATGACCGGTCAATGGGAGTTGCGGCTGACCGTCGACAACACCGCACTGCTCGTCCTGCCGGTGTGGATCGGCGGCTGA
- a CDS encoding alpha/beta fold hydrolase translates to METRSIVDDWLRLGSRDIATNGIELRLVEHGSGPLVVFCHGFPELGFSWRNQVFALAEAGFRTLAPDMRGYGGSSRPERIEDYDMPTLCADLAGLLDAVGADDAVFVGHDWGASVVWQFALLYPERVRAVAGLSVPATPRSKVAPLRIFRSRLGEGFYMVWFQEPGVADAALAADVRRTLLLDGVINARDLTAAPGGAPPAWLSEAEADYYIETFTATGFTGGLNYYRNLDRNWELSEDLAGATIDCPSLFIAGSADPVIGFTPLARLRTILTELRGAVILEGAGHWIQQERPDEVTAALLEFLRGLD, encoded by the coding sequence GTGGAGACCCGAAGCATCGTCGACGACTGGCTGCGACTGGGCAGCCGCGACATCGCCACCAACGGTATCGAGTTGCGGCTGGTCGAACACGGTTCCGGGCCGCTGGTGGTGTTCTGCCACGGCTTCCCGGAACTCGGATTCTCTTGGCGCAACCAGGTTTTCGCACTGGCGGAGGCCGGATTCCGTACGCTCGCACCGGATATGCGCGGCTACGGTGGCAGCTCGCGGCCGGAGCGCATCGAGGATTACGACATGCCGACGCTGTGCGCGGATCTGGCGGGGCTGCTGGATGCCGTGGGGGCCGACGACGCGGTCTTCGTCGGGCACGACTGGGGCGCCTCGGTGGTGTGGCAGTTCGCGTTGCTGTACCCCGAGCGGGTCCGGGCGGTGGCCGGGCTCAGTGTGCCCGCCACGCCGCGCTCGAAAGTGGCTCCCCTGCGGATCTTCCGGTCCCGGCTGGGCGAGGGGTTCTACATGGTCTGGTTCCAGGAGCCGGGGGTCGCGGACGCGGCGCTGGCCGCGGATGTGCGGCGAACCCTGTTGCTGGACGGGGTGATCAATGCCCGCGATCTGACGGCCGCACCCGGTGGCGCGCCGCCGGCCTGGCTCTCGGAGGCCGAAGCCGATTACTACATCGAGACTTTCACCGCGACCGGCTTCACCGGCGGGCTGAACTACTACCGCAATCTGGATCGCAACTGGGAGCTGAGCGAGGATCTGGCGGGCGCGACGATCGACTGCCCGTCGCTGTTCATCGCCGGATCGGCCGATCCGGTCATCGGTTTCACGCCGCTGGCCAGGCTGCGGACCATCCTGACCGAGCTGCGGGGCGCGGTGATCCTCGAGGGCGCCGGGCACTGGATCCAGCAGGAACGGCCGGACGAGGTCACCGCCGCACTGCTCGAATTCCTGCGCGGGCTGGACTGA